The segment CCGCCTTGCCAGAAAAACAGGTTATATGTATAGCTGGAGATGCAAGTATCCTCATGAATATTCAAGAACTTGCAACCATTGCTGAATATAAATTAAATACAAAAATCATTATTATTAATAATCATTGGCAAGGGATGGTAAGGCAGTGGCAGCAAAGTTTTTATGAGGAAAGGTATTCTGCAACAAATATGCTTGACGGAGAGCCAAATTTTGTTGCTTTGGCAAATGCTTTTGGAATTAATTCGGTTTTGATTGAAGAGCGCAGTACCTTTAGAGATAAATTAAAAGAAGCTTTGTTTTCGGATGGACCAGCCCTTGTAAATGTGAATGTACGTAGAGATGAGAATTGTTATCCTATGGTTCCACCTGGGAAAAGTAATGCAGAAATGGTTGGCCTTACTCAAAAAGAAGATTTTTAAGAGAATGAAATTTTGTTTTCATATTTAAGACTTGAAAACTTCAAATTAATTAAACTTTTCCAGAATCTATTTTAGATTTAATGAAATTATTTTTCACTTTTTTACTTTTACTATTCTTGATATTATGCTCGCTTCCAATTCAAGCTTTAGCAGCTGAAGTTTTTCAGATAAATAATTCTACAACCATCCAAATAGGTGATCAAAATCGTATCTATAGTATCAAGATTGCATGCCTGAGTGTTAAGCCTGAGAATGAAGAATTTGCTTTTAAATATTTAAAGAAAGAACTTCCCAGAAGGACAAAAGTTAATCTAAAACCAGTCGGTTATGAAGAAGGTAAATTGTTATCTAAGGTGATTAAGATTAGCTCTCAGGAAGACTTGGGTAATTCTATGAAAGAACTAGGCTTGGCAGATTGGGAATGTGACTAGACTTGGCTTGAGCATTCTTTGTATTTTCTCGTTAAAATAGTACTCCATTGCCAAGATTTTATTTTGTCTCTCCTCCATGAAGAGAATAGGCTTTTCTCTTCATAGGTGCAATTTTTATTGACACTTATATTGCTACTTCTTATCCCTTCAATTTTTAATTGACACTTGGCTATAGAACGTATATCTAGTAAGAATTTATCTGTATTTAGCTCACACTTAACTATATCAATTAAATCTACAAGTCTACTCTTTTGAAGGAGATTAGCCTTTCTCTCTTGTATATTTTTGCTAATTAGATCAATTACAGTTTTATCAACTTGGTAGTTTTTTAAAGAGATTGCTGGACCTAAAGCAACAATAAGATTACTTGTATCAGAATCAAAAGCTTTGAGCTTTGAGATAGTTTCTTTAATGATATTTTTTGTAAGCCCTCTCCAGCCTGCATGTGTTGCGGCTACTTGACCAGTTTTAATATTTCCAAAAATAATAGGTATGCAATCAGCTGTATATATCCAAAGACTCTCTTGTTGCCCATCACTGATAATGCCATCTGCACATAAATCTCCTGATTGATTTAATTCGGATGTTGTAACTACTCTATTGCTATGAACTTGATTTAATGATGCAAAGCTGTGAGTAATATTAAAACACTTAGATAATTCTTTTGGACCATAGTCCTGTGAGGCTTTGCCGAAAAAACCATGCCTAAAACCATGGCGATTAAAAAGATTAGATTGGATTAAAAGGCCATATTTTGTATTTGAACTACTCCAATCTTCTTTAAGCACCTATTTGCTTGTAAGTAATTACTTTTGATTATATTAGACCTAAGTTATCGAATGATCTCTAAGCATCCAAAAACCAGAAAATTTCTCTTCTTCTGGGGAACTTTGAATTGCAATAAATTGAAGCCCATCTAGTTGATCTTTTGAACTTAGGAGGTCTTTTTGTGCTTTTTCTGAGTCTAGTTTGCTCATGTCTGTAACAAGCCATCTGTCTTCTTGCCCAGCTTCTAGTATTAATTGATTCTCTTCTATAACTAGTTTTACTGGTTCTATACCACTAAGCCAGGCTGCCAAAGCGAAAGATCGATTCTTGCTAAATAGGCGTAAGCCAGGAACAGGGACCAGGGGTTGAAGCTTTGGTCTGATTGGCAAAAGCCCTTTAAATTCTATCGGCCAGTCTTTGGAGTCTCTAAGGCTTTCGAGATCAAGTGAAGCAAAATTCCAAGCGTCTCCTCTTAGCGCTTCTGGGAGGGGTATTGGAGTATTAAGGATCCTTGCAGGAGGAGGAGCTATAGGGCCAGCCATATAGCCAGGGAGATTTGGATAGACTGTCTTTTCTCTTTCTGCAAGCCAATCAAGCAAAGAGTATGTTCTTCTGCTCTCTTTAACCTCTAGGCCCAATGATTCAGCTGCTTTCTTTATCATAGTCTTCATAGAGGCTCGCCAAGACCTAATTCTTTGAGGAGGCCCCCACCCTTGTTTTTTGGCTTCTCTGAGTGCTTCTTCTAGTGCTGTCGAAAGCCATATTGAATTGACTTCACTTGCAGGACATTGTTTCTCCCAGCGAAAAGTTTCTTCGTTTGAGATATCTTGACTGCTTGATATCAGTAGTTCCCACCTTTTTTTGCCATCAGCCTCAATGATTGGTCGAGAGTAAAAGTCAACTTCCCAATCTGCTGATTTGCCTTTTTGGAGCGCTTTGGTTTGAGTGAAATCCATTATTCAGATGTATTGTCTTCATTTTTTTTGAGAAGGTCTTTTACTTTCTTTGCGCGTTCTTCTGCTTCAGCTAAAATTTTCTCTTTCTCTACAAGTATCTCACCTGGAATGCCCTCAAGCATCGCTGTGTTTAGGCCAATTCTCCCTCTCCTCGGATCGAGTTCAGTAATAATGGCTTTGATTAATTCGCCTTGAACAAAAATTTCTCTTAAAGATCTTATGCTGCCATTCGTAACCATTGATTGATGCAAAAGTCCGCTAATACCACCTAAATCAATAAAGAAACCATAAGGTTTAATTGCTAAAACTTTCCCCTCAACAACTTGGCCAATTTCTAATTCTGCAAATTTTGCAGTAATTACAGCTTTCTTTTCAGAAAGAATTAGTTTTCTTGTATCTGGATTTACCTCTATAAAGGCAACCTTAAAGCTTTTGCCTACTAGCGATTCATGGTTTTGACCTTGCTCAAGTTGAGAGCGAGGTATAAAGCCTCGCAGACCTTCTAAGTCACAAGTAACACCTCCTCTATTAAAACCATTAATTTTTACTTCTGTAACTTTTCCAGCTTTTTCTTGTTTCATTACTTTCTCCCAGCTTTTTCGCAGTTCAAGTGCTCTACAGCTAATAGTGACCATCCCATCTGCATTCTGTTCACGAGTGACTAACACTTCAACTTCCAGTCCTTTCGGGAAACGCTCTTTTAGATTTGTAATTACACCTAGCCCGCATTCGTTTTTAGGCATAAACCCTGGTGCTTTTCCACCTATGTCTACATAGATTCCATCACTCTCAACACCTATTACGGATCCTTTTGCGATTTCTCCCGTTGCCCCTACAGGCTCGTTTTCATTTAAAGCTTCTAAAAATGCATCCTCATCAAAATCAAAATCATCGACACTCCTTTCAAGAAAACTAGCTTCTTTGAAATTTTCTGACTGAATGGATTCTTTTTCAAGAAGATCAGCCATCGAAAGATTTTCTATAGACTCAAGTTCTAATTCGTTTGAATAAGTTTTGTTATCAGAATTTGATAACTTTGTTGGCGATTTTGGTAGTTGAAGGTTCTGAGGAACGTCGTTTTTTGGAGCATTTATGTACTCATTGTTTATGCGTTCTTCTTCTTCTTTTTGAAGATTTTCTTGCTCTTCCTTTCTACTGATATGCATTACCTGCAAAGGTTTGCGCGCATTTCGCGGGGCCTTTGAGGGCGGGTTAGGCCTATTTGGTTGAGTGCTTCCTGGTTCAGCCATATTCCCCTGGGGGGTTGTCAATGAGTCATTCTTGCAGGCAACGTTAAATTAATTCTCTAAAAGGAGGCGATTTCAATTAATTCTAAATTTCGACGTTTTGATTATTTAAGTTGGCCCGAAGCTTCTCAAGCAGCTTCAAAAGAGGGATCTACTTTGGTTTGGCCATTTGGTGCTTGTGAGCAGCATGGACCTCATTTGCCTTTGAATACCGATATTTTGTTTGCTGAAAGAATCCTTACGGAGGTTTTAAATCGATTGCCTGATGAGATGCCTATTTGGATGCTTCCTCCTCAGGAAATAGGCTTTTCTCCGGAACATACAGGTTTCCCTGGAACACTTACTCTTTCAGCAGATTTGATGCTGGGCCTTGTCAGTGAGATTGGTAATCAGCTTGCTTTGATGAAAGTTAAAAGATTAATTTTTTTTAACGCTCATGGTGGTCAGATAGGACTTTTGCAAACAATCGCAAGACAGTTAAGGAAAGAATGTCCATTTATGGCTGTCTTGCCTTGTTTCTTATGGAGCGGTGTAGAGGCTTTAAAGGATTTGCTCCCTAACAGAGAAGTAGAGGAAGGGCTTCATGCCGCTTTAGCAGAAACAAGTTTAATGCTTTCTCTGCAATCTGAATTGGTTGGTAATGCCAGACCATTTGACGGTGATGAAAATTCTTTCCCAAAACCTCCTATTCCAGAAGGCTGGAGTTTAGAAGGCGCTGCACCATATGCATGGCTTACGAAAGACATCAGTTCTACAGGGGTTGTGGGTGATAGCAGAGGGGCAAACTATGAACTGGGGGAAAGGTTGCAAGAAGCCTTGATAGATCATTGGACTAAGCTTTTTTTAAATTTGATGAACAGTGATTGGCCTCCTTTAAACCCTCTAAAAAGTTCAAATAGCAATAAGGACTGATAAATTGCTGCACATTTTTTGATTAGTTATGTAAAGTTCCTCATATTGACAAATTTAATTAGAAGAAAATTATGCAAACTCTTGAATCTTCTAAGGTTGCGGTTATTGGTGATTTAGCTGGTAATGCGGAAAGCTTGCCTGACTTCACTTCCGAAAAATATAAAGATGCTTACAGTCGTATCAATGCGATTGTTATAGAGGGGGAGAAGGAAGCCCATGACAACTATGTATCAATAGGAACTCTTATTCCTGAGAAGGCAGAGGAGCTTAAAAAGCTTGCAATCATGGAAATGCGACATATGAAGGGATTTACAGCTTGCGGCAAAAATCTTGGTGTTATTGCTGACATGCCTTTCGCCAAAGAATTCTTTTCTCGTTTGCATGGGAATTTTCAGAAGGCTTTAAAAGAAGAAAAAATCACTACATGCTTCTTAATTCAAGCCATTCTTATAGAGGCTTTT is part of the Prochlorococcus marinus str. MIT 0919 genome and harbors:
- a CDS encoding nuclease, with protein sequence MILCSLPIQALAAEVFQINNSTTIQIGDQNRIYSIKIACLSVKPENEEFAFKYLKKELPRRTKVNLKPVGYEEGKLLSKVIKISSQEDLGNSMKELGLADWECD
- the pgeF gene encoding peptidoglycan editing factor PgeF; its protein translation is MLKEDWSSSNTKYGLLIQSNLFNRHGFRHGFFGKASQDYGPKELSKCFNITHSFASLNQVHSNRVVTTSELNQSGDLCADGIISDGQQESLWIYTADCIPIIFGNIKTGQVAATHAGWRGLTKNIIKETISKLKAFDSDTSNLIVALGPAISLKNYQVDKTVIDLISKNIQERKANLLQKSRLVDLIDIVKCELNTDKFLLDIRSIAKCQLKIEGIRSSNISVNKNCTYEEKSLFSSWRRDKIKSWQWSTILTRKYKECSSQV
- a CDS encoding Tab2/Atab2 family RNA-binding protein; translation: MDFTQTKALQKGKSADWEVDFYSRPIIEADGKKRWELLISSSQDISNEETFRWEKQCPASEVNSIWLSTALEEALREAKKQGWGPPQRIRSWRASMKTMIKKAAESLGLEVKESRRTYSLLDWLAEREKTVYPNLPGYMAGPIAPPPARILNTPIPLPEALRGDAWNFASLDLESLRDSKDWPIEFKGLLPIRPKLQPLVPVPGLRLFSKNRSFALAAWLSGIEPVKLVIEENQLILEAGQEDRWLVTDMSKLDSEKAQKDLLSSKDQLDGLQFIAIQSSPEEEKFSGFWMLRDHSIT
- a CDS encoding S1 RNA-binding domain-containing protein, which codes for MAEPGSTQPNRPNPPSKAPRNARKPLQVMHISRKEEQENLQKEEEERINNEYINAPKNDVPQNLQLPKSPTKLSNSDNKTYSNELELESIENLSMADLLEKESIQSENFKEASFLERSVDDFDFDEDAFLEALNENEPVGATGEIAKGSVIGVESDGIYVDIGGKAPGFMPKNECGLGVITNLKERFPKGLEVEVLVTREQNADGMVTISCRALELRKSWEKVMKQEKAGKVTEVKINGFNRGGVTCDLEGLRGFIPRSQLEQGQNHESLVGKSFKVAFIEVNPDTRKLILSEKKAVITAKFAELEIGQVVEGKVLAIKPYGFFIDLGGISGLLHQSMVTNGSIRSLREIFVQGELIKAIITELDPRRGRIGLNTAMLEGIPGEILVEKEKILAEAEERAKKVKDLLKKNEDNTSE
- a CDS encoding creatininase family protein → MNSKFRRFDYLSWPEASQAASKEGSTLVWPFGACEQHGPHLPLNTDILFAERILTEVLNRLPDEMPIWMLPPQEIGFSPEHTGFPGTLTLSADLMLGLVSEIGNQLALMKVKRLIFFNAHGGQIGLLQTIARQLRKECPFMAVLPCFLWSGVEALKDLLPNREVEEGLHAALAETSLMLSLQSELVGNARPFDGDENSFPKPPIPEGWSLEGAAPYAWLTKDISSTGVVGDSRGANYELGERLQEALIDHWTKLFLNLMNSDWPPLNPLKSSNSNKD
- a CDS encoding aldehyde oxygenase (deformylating), yielding MQTLESSKVAVIGDLAGNAESLPDFTSEKYKDAYSRINAIVIEGEKEAHDNYVSIGTLIPEKAEELKKLAIMEMRHMKGFTACGKNLGVIADMPFAKEFFSRLHGNFQKALKEEKITTCFLIQAILIEAFAISAYHVYIRVADPFAKKITEGVVKDEYLHLNYGQEWLKANLKTCKEELIKANKENLPIIKSMLDQVAEDAEVLQMDKEELMEEFMIAYQDSLLEMGLDSREIARMALAAIV